Sequence from the Spirochaetaceae bacterium genome:
AAATTACAAACAACGGGTAGCTCGACAAACCAGCGGATATTACCGGACCAAGCGAATGAGGTTAAGTTAATAAAGGATAAACTTAACGGCTTTTTAATGAGCGGTAACGAAACTTTTCCTGAAGGTAATCCTCCCGGTGGTGATAGGCCTGCAACAGGTAATGAAATTTCCGAGCAACCTAATCCGCCGCAGCCGCCCATACGTATAGCTATTTCCAGCGGGCATAGTGATAGGGTTTGGGGGGCTGAACGCCCAAATTTGAGCATGTATGAACGCCTAGAGGCAGTAACTGTGGTGGATAGAGTAGAAGAGATATTAATAGAGAGAGGAGTAGAAGTTTTTAAATTTCACGATAGAATTAGTGCTACGGAAGAGGCTAGTCGTGCTGCTATTGTAAGATTTCATAATACACAAAACAGATTACTGGATGTGAATATACATTTTAATGCTACTGAGGATATCATTATATCAAGAGCTGTGGGGCCAGAAGTACTTTACAGAACTGGAAATACTACAGCTGCTGCAGTTGCTCAAACCGTTACCGATGCACTTTATGATGTTATGTACGATGCTAGTATAATACCAAAACGTGTGATATTCCCTCGAAATGATTTACCATTTTTAAATGACTGTAATGAAAACCCTATTATTATAGAAGTTTGCTTCGTAAATAGCAGAGCTGATATCGCTACTTACAGAAGGAAATTTGAAGAAATTTGTCAGGCCATTGCCGATAGTTTAGTAGAAGCTGCTCAAAGCCTGCGTGCAAGCTAAGGGAAAATAGTTTAGTAATAATCTTTATTGCTAAGATAGAGGTTATTACTAACGATAACTTACCAGTATACGCGGGTGAAAACCTGTAATATGATGGACAGTTAAACTTCCCCCTAAAACAATCTCTACTAAATTGGGATTATTGCATATATCAAGGCTAGTAATGCCAGTATCACCTACACTAAGAATACGTAAATTAGCAAGCTTGCTTATATCTAAAATTGTTATAGAAGTTCTATTTATACTAAGAAAAACCAAATTAATAAGATTATTAACATCCAAGCTGGTTAAGCCATTACGTTCTACACTTAGCCATTCTAAATTAGTGAGATTGCATACATTTAAACTAATTAGGGCATTAAGCCCTACATTAAGATAGGTTAAATTAATAAGATTACTTACATCTAAGCTAGTTAAATTATTAAAACTTACGTTGAGATGAGTTAAATTAGTAATACTATTTACATCTAAGCTAGTTAAATTATTAAAACTTACATCAAGCCAAGTTAAGCCAATTAAATATTCAATACCTTCTACATCGCTAATTCTTTCTCCGCTTGCATCAAGCCATTCAATCCTCGCCAAAACATCACTCAACCTTTGCCCCACTAAACCGGCATTAGGCCCTAAATGCTCCGCCACCACTCTTCTCAAATTCTCATCAGGGAACAAACTGGCTAAAGTAGCGTTAGCCGCTACCGGCAACCCCTGCCCTTGTGCATTTATGGCTATTAGTAATAAAAATAAAATTAATATTTTTTTCATAGTTTTAGTTTAACATAGCTTGGGCCTAAAGTAAAGCTAAAATTTAAAAGTTTGGCCTGTAAGCGTAATTTTGCGTTAAATATTTAGTACCTATAGATGGATAGTTACCTAACAATTCCTCATTTCTTAATTCTTAGTTTTTACTTCTTAATTTTTTAAGCAAGTTTTTAAAAATTTTATTTGCCAATTTTTAAAAACAATGCTAAAATATTATATTATTGTAAAGGAGATAAGTACATGACTTATAACAAAGAAGAAGGGGCTAAAATTATCGAGCTGCTGGGCGGTAAAGATAATATTAGCAGCTTAATGCACTGTGTAACCCGCCTGCGTTTTGTTTTAAAAGACGAAAGTAAGGTAGATGTTGCTGCGTTAGAAAAGCTGGCCCCTACCGTTAAAGGCGTCTTTAAAAATGCTGGCCAGTTGCACATCATTATTGGTAACGATGTGGATAAATACTACGTCCAGTTTGTTAAAGAAAACGGCCTAGAAGAGCTTACCAAAGCTAAAGAAACTCTTAAGCAAGAGGCTAAAAAGAACATGAACCCGCTGGAGCGCGGCGTAAGTTATTTAGCCGACATCTTTATTCCCTTATTGCCCGCCATTATTACGGGGGGGTTAATCTTAGGCGCCCGCAACGTGATGGAGCTGGAATTTGGCGGCAATAGCTTGCTGGATATTCAATTTTGGGCCGGTGTTCATCACTTTTTATGGCTGCTGGGCGAGGCCATCTTCCACTTTTTACCGGTAGGTATTGCGTGGAGCGTAGCCACCAAAATGGGCACCCCACCTATTTTGGGTATTGTTATGGGTATTACCTTAGTAAGCCCGCAACTCCTTAATGCATGGGCTTTAGGCGATGTCGCTTTGGGCCTTGCCGAACCGGGAGTATGGGACTTTGGCTTTTTTACCTTAGAGCGTGTAGGTTACCAAGCGCAGGTTATTCCGGCCATTTTAGCCGCCGTATTTATGTGTATTATTGAGCGCTGGCTGCGCAAAAAAGTGCCTAGCTTTTTGTACCTGCTGGTAGTGCCTTTTGTTGCTTTAGTTATCGGCGTGTTTATGGCCCACCTTATTATCGGCCCCTTTGGCCGTATGATTGGCAATGGCGTAGCCGCTGCCGTCAACTTTTTACTGGGTGGCGATATTGCCATCTTTAGGGCTATCGGCAGCGCCATTTTCGGCTTTTTTTATGGGCCGCTGGTTATCACCGGTGTTCATCAAACCACTATGGCCATAGAGATGCAAATGGTACAAGCCTTTGGCGGTACGCCTATCTTCCCGCTTTTGGCCTTAAGTAATATGGCGCAAGGCAGCGCCGTACTGGCTTTTGTAATTATGACCAAAAAACAACGCGACCTTACCGTCCCGGCTATGCTTAGCGCTTATTTAGGTGTTACCGAGCCGGCTCTCTTTGGCGTAAACCTGCGCTGGAAGTACCCTATGCTTTGCGCTATGATTGGCAGCGCCAGCGGTGCGGTAGTTTGCGGTTTAGGCGGCGTACTAGCCAACGGTATTGGCTTAGGCGGTATCCCAGCCTTTTTAACGGTGCAGCCGCGTTTTTGGCCGATTTATTTTGTAGCGATGGCCATTACCATTGGCGTATCGGTACTTTTAACGATGATGCTCTTTAAAAAGAATAAAACCGACGAGGCGATGAGTGCAGCTTAATAAACAATCTGTCTATCAAATTTACGTGCCCAGCTTTGCCGACAGCAATGGCGATGGGTTGGGCGACCTTGCCGGCATTACCGGCAAACTGGAGTACATTAAAAATTTAGGGGTAAGTTATATTTGGCTTACTCCTATCTATGTAAGCCCCATGAACGATAACGGCTACGATGTAGCCGCTTATTGCAGCATTAACCCGCGCTTTGGCACAATGACCGATTTTGATAAGTTAATTGAAACAGCTACTTCGTTAGGTCTTAAAGTTATGCTGGATATGGTATTAAACCATACCAGCACCCAGCACGAGTGGTTTCAAAAAGCTTTAGCCGGTGAGGAGCGTTACCAAAATTATTATATCTTTAAAGATGGTACCCCCGGGCAGCCGCCCACCAACTGGCAAAGCAAATTTGGCGGCCATGCGTGGCATTATGTAGACAAATTAGGTAAATGGTATTTACATTTGTTTGATGTAACGCAGGCCGATTTAAACTGGGATAACCCCGAAGTACGCGCCGAGCTGTACAAAGTAGTTAATTTTTGGTTAGATAAAGGTGTAAAAGGCTTACGTTTTGATGTAATTAACTTAATTAGTAAACCCAAAATTTTTGAAGATGATACGCAGGGTGATGGCCGCCGCTTTTACACCGATGGGCCTAATATCCACAGTTATCTTAAAGAACTTAATCAAAACACCTTTGGTAAATACGCTGATGTTATGACGGTGGGCGAAATGAGCAGCACCAGCATAGAAAATTGCCTAAAATATGCCGGTCCTAAACAAGACGAGCTGCATACCGTCTTTAACTTTCATCACTTAAAGCTAGATTATGCCGGCGGCGATAAATGGAGCCTTGCTCCCTTTAACTTTATGGCCATGAAACAGTTATTTAACCAATGGCAAACCCAAATGCAGGCCGGCGGCGCCCTTACCGCCCTCTTTTGGAGTAACCACGACCAGCCGCGCGTAGTGAGCCGTCTTTTTAGCGAGGGCGGTAATAATAGCGCATACCGCCGGCAAAGCGCCGTTATGTTGGCCTGTGCTACTTTTTTGATGTACGGTGTGCCGTATATTTATCAGGGTGAAGAAATTGCGATGCCTAACGCCGGCTTTACCGGCATTGACGATTACCGCGATGTAGAAACCATCAACTACTATAAAATTTTAAGACAAAGTAAAAGTGAGGCCGAAGCCTTAGCCATAGTGGCCGCCAAAAGCCGCGACAATGCCCGCACTCCGATGGTATGGAATGGCGAAAAGCCCGGTTATGGCTACACCGGCGGTACGCCTTGGTTAGGTTTTATTAAAGAAGCCGCCACGATTAATGCCGAAAACGAACTTAACGCCAGCGGTTCGGTGTACCGTAACTTTGCTAAGTTGTTACAGTTAAGACAAGATTACCCTGCTTTACAGAGCGGTACCTATGAGCAGCTGGCCGCTAAACACGAGCATATTTATGCTTATAGCCGCACCTTAAAAGAAGAAACTGTTATCGTAGTATGCAATTTTTTTAACGTTAAAACCAGCTTTAATTTAGAGAATATCGGTATTTACAAATTAATTTTTAATAACTATAACGATGCGACAATTCATAACACAACGATGGAGTTAAAGCCCTACCAAGCGATAGTTTTTATTGGAGGAACCCTATAATGAATGCTTTACAAGGTAAAAAAGTATATTTACGCGCTTACAAAGAAGACGACCTGATAGAGTCCGTAAACAACGTCAACCACTACCCAAGCCGCGTACGCGGCGATAACGACCCGCCATTCCCTGTGAGTTTAGAGGAAGGCCGCAAATACATTGAAAAAGCCATAAAAGCCGAAGACAAACCCAACTTTACCTTTGCCATATGCCGTACCGGTGATGATAAACTTATCGGCGACTGTGGGTTATTCAATTTTAACGCTACCAACCGCAACTGCAAAATTGGTATCGGTTTAGGAGCGGATTATCAAGGACAAGGTTATGGCTACGAGGCCCTTAGCTTGCTTAATAATTTTATCTTTAACGAGCTAAATTTAAATAAAATTAAGTTAAATGTTTTTTCTTTTAATACGCCGGCCATTAAATGCTACCAAAAACTAGGTTTTGTGGAAGAAGGCCGTTTAAAGAACGAACTTTACCGCAGCGGCCAATGGCACGATGTCATTTTAATGGCTTTGTTTAGCAAGGGGTAACTATTCCCCCTACCCCACCCTTCGGGTGCCCGTTCTCCAAAGAAGGGGATTAATAAGTTATTTTACTATGGTAAAACTAATCCCTGCACCAAAATATTGGTGGCGCTAAAACCGGTTTCACCTTCGGTAAGGCCAGAGGTAAAAGTACCGTCCACTATGCTGTGCAAGGCATTATAAATATCTACATTACACAACTTTAAGGCACTGGTTAATACCACACTATGGCCATCACTTACTAAACCCATCGCATACATATCGGTATCTACCCCTACAATAAATAACCTTTCACCTTGCTGGTGCAGCTCACGGGCAAAACTGATGGCCCCGCCGTTGGCGCTGCCGGCCATCGTTTTAATGGCATACAAATTATCGCCGTGCCGCTGCCTTAACATTAGGGCAAAGCTGCGGGCGGTGGCGGCATCGGTCCAGTTATTAAGCGCCAGCCTTTCAAAGTTAGCGGCGGGGATTAGCTCGATTATCCCGGCCATAAAACCGTTACGATAAGCCACGACGGCCGGCACCTCCATACCCTCGATGGTGGCAAAGACGGGGCTTTCCAGCCCATCGCGTAAAGCCGCTAAAGCGGTGATTTGACCGGCCAAAAAGCCGGCGTTATATTCGTTGTATACAATACTTTTAACGTTGGGCAGGTCGACAAACCCATCAACCAAAATAAAATTAATAGCGGGGTACAGCGGGGCCACGCGGGCTATAATATCAATAAAATTAAAGCCGGCGGTAATTAACACCGTAGGGTTTTCATCGGCGGCGTTGCGCACCGTTTGCTCCAGCAGGTCGTGGCTAGGGCTGGCCACGTAACTGTAGCTGCCGGCCAAAGGATTAGCGGCAAAAAAGCGGCTTATGCCGTAAAAGACATCTTGGTTAAAGCTGCCATCGGTTACGCCGCCGGCCTCCGTTACTTGTATCACCTTTAGGCCAATGTT
This genomic interval carries:
- a CDS encoding N-acetylmuramoyl-L-alanine amidase, translated to KLQTTGSSTNQRILPDQANEVKLIKDKLNGFLMSGNETFPEGNPPGGDRPATGNEISEQPNPPQPPIRIAISSGHSDRVWGAERPNLSMYERLEAVTVVDRVEEILIERGVEVFKFHDRISATEEASRAAIVRFHNTQNRLLDVNIHFNATEDIIISRAVGPEVLYRTGNTTAAAVAQTVTDALYDVMYDASIIPKRVIFPRNDLPFLNDCNENPIIIEVCFVNSRADIATYRRKFEEICQAIADSLVEAAQSLRAS
- a CDS encoding alpha,alpha-phosphotrehalase; translated protein: MQLNKQSVYQIYVPSFADSNGDGLGDLAGITGKLEYIKNLGVSYIWLTPIYVSPMNDNGYDVAAYCSINPRFGTMTDFDKLIETATSLGLKVMLDMVLNHTSTQHEWFQKALAGEERYQNYYIFKDGTPGQPPTNWQSKFGGHAWHYVDKLGKWYLHLFDVTQADLNWDNPEVRAELYKVVNFWLDKGVKGLRFDVINLISKPKIFEDDTQGDGRRFYTDGPNIHSYLKELNQNTFGKYADVMTVGEMSSTSIENCLKYAGPKQDELHTVFNFHHLKLDYAGGDKWSLAPFNFMAMKQLFNQWQTQMQAGGALTALFWSNHDQPRVVSRLFSEGGNNSAYRRQSAVMLACATFLMYGVPYIYQGEEIAMPNAGFTGIDDYRDVETINYYKILRQSKSEAEALAIVAAKSRDNARTPMVWNGEKPGYGYTGGTPWLGFIKEAATINAENELNASGSVYRNFAKLLQLRQDYPALQSGTYEQLAAKHEHIYAYSRTLKEETVIVVCNFFNVKTSFNLENIGIYKLIFNNYNDATIHNTTMELKPYQAIVFIGGTL
- a CDS encoding GNAT family N-acetyltransferase, coding for MNALQGKKVYLRAYKEDDLIESVNNVNHYPSRVRGDNDPPFPVSLEEGRKYIEKAIKAEDKPNFTFAICRTGDDKLIGDCGLFNFNATNRNCKIGIGLGADYQGQGYGYEALSLLNNFIFNELNLNKIKLNVFSFNTPAIKCYQKLGFVEEGRLKNELYRSGQWHDVILMALFSKG
- a CDS encoding BMP family ABC transporter substrate-binding protein; this translates as MKKTTLILLTITLLACGNYQQENIGLKVIQVTEAGGVTDGSFNQDVFYGISRFFAANPLAGSYSYVASPSHDLLEQTVRNAADENPTVLITAGFNFIDIIARVAPLYPAINFILVDGFVDLPNVKSIVYNEYNAGFLAGQITALAALRDGLESPVFATIEGMEVPAVVAYRNGFMAGIIELIPAANFERLALNNWTDAATARSFALMLRQRHGDNLYAIKTMAGSANGGAISFARELHQQGERLFIVGVDTDMYAMGLVSDGHSVVLTSALKLCNVDIYNALHSIVDGTFTSGLTEGETGFSATNILVQGLVLP